From the Actinomadura luzonensis genome, the window CAGAAGGCTGAGCCCGCTGTCGGCCGCGCAGCCGGTGATGCTCAGGTGCGATTGAGCGGCGGCCTGGTCACCGCCCTTGGGGTCGCGCTCCGGTGGCAGGGCCTGCAGGTCGAGAAGGGTCATGGGATTCACCTCCTTTCGTCCAGGAAGGGCAGGGAGGCGGGGCGGCGGTGCTGGGCGGCGGCGAGGGCGAGCAGGACGCCGGCGGCGCCGGTCGCGAGGTCGGCCGACAGGCGGAGCAGCTGCTCGCCGGGGAAGGCCAGGCCGCCCCGGTGGGGCAGGGCGTGCCAGGCGAGCCGGCGCGCCTGCTCGGGGCCGTGCTCCGGGTCGTCCGCCAGCGCCAGGACGGCTCCGGCGCGCCCGCTGAACAGGCCGGGCTGGACGAAGAAGCCGCTGCGGGCCACCCGCCGGATCCCGGCCAGCGCCCGCGCGAACCGCGCGTCGTGGCGGTGCCGCAGGTAGCGGCGCAGCACCAGGCCGATGCCGATGCTGCCGCCCGCCAGGTACGGCATCAGCCGCCATCCTTCGTCGACCTGGAGAAGGCCGTCGTCATCGGTGACGCAGCGGCCGAGGTCGTGGCGGAGGGCGGTGGCCGCCCGGTCCAGGTACGCGGGGTCGCCGCGGTCCTCGTACAGGGCGAGGAACAGCAGGGCGGGCCCGGAGGCGCCGTGCATGAGGCCCGCCTGCGCGGGCGGGTCGTCGCCGATCCGGCCGGCCAGCAGGTGCGCGGCCTCCCGCAGGTCGGGGCGGGCGGTCAGGCGGGCGAAGTGCAGCAGGTTGAGGCCGATGCCGGCCAGGCCGCCGTACAGGTCGTGGCCGCAGTCCGTCAGGTCGTGGCGCCGGGCGGCGGCCAGCACGTCCAGGGCCTCGGGGAGGCGGCCCAGGCAGGCCAGCGCGTACGCGATGCCGTGCAGCCCGTCGTAGAAGCCGGGCCGGACGTCGCGGCCGGTCAGGACGCGGTCGAGCAGCCACCGCTCGTGGCCGGGGAACCGGCCCGCGCCGGAGGCGTGCAGGGCGTAGAGGACGCCCGCCGCCCCGTGCGCCAGGTTGAGCCCGCCGCCCGGGCCGAACTGGGCGATGTCGCCGGGGAAGAGCCGGTCGGCGCGGCCGGGGGTGGCGGTGGCGAGGATCGCGCGGGTGATCGCGTCCCGGCCCGGCCCGTCCGGTGCGAGGCGCGGGCGGGACGGCGGCCGGTCGGGGGCGATGACCGCGACGGCCTCCCGCAGCCACTCCTCGGGCACGGGGAAGTGCTCGGCGACGAGGTCCGCGAGGTGGGCGGCCTTGCCGCGGTCGAGCTGCAGCAGCATGGGCATCGGCAGGAACAGCGCCAGCCGCAGCACGGCCAGCGCGTGCCGGTCCAGGTCGGCGCCGGCGCGGCCGGGCGGCGCGAGGAAGCCGGGCGCGGCCACCGCGGGGCGGCGCCGCTCCGCGACCGGGAAGGCCGCCTCGTAGTCGATGAGCGTCACCGACCCGTCCGGGCGGCTCAGGACGTTGCCCAGGTGCAGGTCGCCGTGGACGTAGCCGCGGCGGTGGAGCTCGGCGACCGCCTGCTCGACGAGGCCGTGGGTGCGGAGGGCCCAGCGGGTGAAGCCGGCCACGTCGCGCTCGCGGCCGACCTCGGCGGTCAGCGGGTGCCGCCTGGCCAGGGCGGTGCTGAGGGTGATGCCCGGGACGAGCTCCATGGCCAGGAACTCGTGGTCGCCGAGGGTGACGTAGCCGTCCAGCGCGGGCACGGCGGGGAGCCCGGACAGCCGCTCCAGCAGGTTCCGCTCGTGGCGCAGCCGGGTGACCGCGTCGGAGCCGTCGGCGGAGAAGCCGGCGTGCGGGCGGGCCTCCTTCAGCACCACCGGCTCGCCGTCGTCCCTGCGGCGGGCGCGGTAGAGGCCGCCGCCGTTGGAATGGTGCAGGGCGGCCTCGATCTCGTACGGCAGCGCGCCGACCGTCACGGCCTCGCGGGCCGCCAGGTGGGGCGCGAGGAAGGGCGGCAGGTCGACCCAGGGCGGCAGCGCGAACACCGGGCCGCGCGGATCGGGCACCAGGGCGCCGGCGGGGTCCTCGATCGCGGGCACCCGCTCGCCGTCCGCGGACCGGCACCAGCGGGGGACGAAGGCGCCGTAGCGGACGTACAGCGGGCCGGCCGCGATGCGCAGGTCGCTCAGGATGTACGGGCCCGGCTCCCCCTCCAGCAGGCCGCCCAGCTCGGCGCACACGCGCTCCAGCTCGGCCTCGTCGCGCGGGTAGAGGGTCAGGAGCTTGCCGCTGCCCGCGCGAGGGGCGTACTTGGCGTTGCGGGCGAGCACCGCGCGCGGGCCGCGCAGGAACTTGAAGGCGAGCCCGCGCGGCAGGCAGTAGGCGCGCACCGCGGCGATGAGCCGTTCGGCGTTGTCGGGGCGGCCGGAGACGTGGATCTTCCAGCCCTGGGCGGGCAGGCCCGGGCCGGGCGGCAGGCAGCTGCGCCACTCGTGGTGGTCGTGGCGCAGCCAGCCGGGCGGCAAGGGGGCGCAGGGGAAGTCGTCCGCCGCGGGAGGGACGTCGTAGAAGAGCGGGTCGGCTTGGCAGAAGAGGTGGTAATCCCTGTTCACTGGTCACCTCGTCAGGGCTCACCCGTTACGGTCCCCCGAAAAGGAACTACCTAAAGTGACCGCGAGGTGACATCAAGCGACCCCCACGGTCGCCGGGTCGTCGAACTGGGTGCGGTAGAGCTCCTCGTAGCGGCCGCCGGCGGCCAGCAGCTCGGCGTGGGTGCCGCGCTCGACGATCCGGCCGTCCTCGACGACCAGGATGAGGTCGGCGGCGCGGATCGTGGACAGGCGGTGCGCGATGACCACGGCGGTGCGGCCGGCCAGGGCCTCGCCGAGGGCGGCCTGGACGGCGGCCTCCGAGGTGGCGTCGAGCGCCGCGGTGGCCTCGTCCAGGATCACCACCCGGGGCTGGGCCAGCAGCAGGCGGGCGATCGTCAGGCGCTGGCGCTCGCCGCCGGACAGGCGGTAGCCGCGCTCGCCCACCACCGTGTCGAGGCCGTCGGGCAGCGAGGCGATGAGGGCGGCCAGGCGGGCGCGGGTCAGGGCGTCCCAGAGGTCGTCCTCGGTGGCCTCGGGGCGGGCCAGCAGCAGGTTGGCCCTGATCGTGTCGTGGAACAGGTGGCCGTCCTGGGTGACCAGGCCGAGCGTGTCGCGGATGGCGTCGAAGGACAGCTCGCGCACGTCCACGCCGCCGAGCCGGACCGCGCCCGCGTCCACGTCGTACAGGCGGGGCAGGAGCTGGGCGATGGTGGACTTGCCGGCGCCCGACGAGCCGACCAGGGCGACCATCTGTCCTGGTTCGGCGCGGAACGAGATGCCGTGCAGCACCTCCTCGCCGCCGCGCGAGTCGAGCACGGCGACCTCCTCCAGCGAGGCCAGCGAGACCTTGTCGGCCGAGGGGTAGGCGAAGCGCACGTCGTCGAACTCGACCGCGACCGGGCCGTCGGGCACCCGGCGCGCGCCCGGCCGCTCCTCGATGAGCGGCTTGAGGTCCAGCACCTCGAAGACGCGCTCGAAGCTGACGACCGCGGCCATGACGTCCATGCGGGCCGAGGCGAGGGCGGTGAGCGGGGCGTACAGGCGGGTGAGGAGCATGGCCATCGAGACGACCGCGCCGGGCTGGAGCTGCTCGCGCAGGGCGTAGAAGCCGCCGAGGCCGTACACCAGGGCCAGGGCGAGCGCCGAGACCAGGGTCAGCGCGGTGACGAAGGCCGACTGGGTCATGGCCGAGCGCACGCCGATGTCGCGCACCCGGCGGGCCCTGGCGGCGAACTCGGCGGACTCGCGGGCCGGCCGGCCGAACAGCTTGACCAGCGTCGCGCCGGGCGCGGAGAAGCGCTCGGTCATCTGGGTGCCCATGGCGGCGTTGTGGTCGGCCGCCTCGCGGCGCAGCCGGGCGATGCGGGCGCCCATGCGGCGGGCCGGGAGCACGAAGACGGGCAGGAGCAGCAGCGCGAGCAGGGTGATCTGCCAGGAGATGCCGACCATCGCGGTGAGCGTGAGCGCGAGCGTCACGAGGTTGCCGACGACGCCGGACAGCGTGTCGGTGAAGGCGCGCTGCGCGCCGATCACGTCGTTGTTGAGCCGGCTGACCAGGGCGCCGGTGCGGGTCCTGGTGAAGAAGGCGACCGGCATGCGCTGGACGTGGTCGAAGACGGCGGTGCGGAGGTTCAGGATCAGGTCCTCGCCGATGCCGGCCGACAACCAGCGGTTGAGCAGCCCGAGGCCCGCCTCGGCCACGGCGATCGCGGCGATGGCGAGCGCCACCGTGACCACCGCGCTCAGCGGCTCGGCGTTGAAGATGGCGTCCACCACCCGTCCCGCGAGCAGCGGCGAGGCCACCGCGAGGCCCGCGAGCACCACGCTGAGCAGCACGAACAGGGCGAGCTTGCGGCGGTGCGGCCGGGCGAAGCCGCCGATGCGCCGGAGCGTCGCCCGCGACAGGGGACGGCGCTCCGGCCGGTTGTTCATCGAGTACAGCTGGTGCCAGGCGGTCATCTCCATGCTCATGGCATGGAACACTAGTTCCTCAAGTTAAGTTGAGGTCAACTGCCGATCTTCTTGTTCTTCGCGTGCCAGACCACGGCCACGGCGGGGCGCGGCTGGTCGCCGTCGGGCCAGCGGCTCGCCGGCTGGTCCGGGGAGGCGCCGTCGATCTCGCCCGGGTGCTGCACCGCCACGAACACGCTGCGCTGGTCCTCGCTCACCAGCGGGCCGCAGGTCTCCGCGCCGACCGGGACGGTGAGGAACTGGCGCAGGTGGCCGCGCTCCTTGCCGCGCACCGGCATGACGAACAGGCCGTCGTTGGAGCCGAGGGCGTTGCCGTCGGTGGAGATCCACAGGTTGCCGTCGCGGTCGAACGTGACGTTGTCCGGGCACGAGATCGGCGAGACCTTGCTCTTGTCGTAGCCGGCGAAGTACGTCGCGGGGTCGGCCGGGTCGCCGCAGACCAGCGGCAGCGACCAGGCGAAGGTGCGCTGGCCCGCGTCGTTGCCCTTCTCGACGAGCTCGAGCACGTGGCCGTGCTTGTTGGACGGGCGCGGGTTGGCCTCGTCCACCTGGGCGGCGGTGCGGTTGGTGTTGTTGGTCAGGGCCACGTAGACGCCGCCGGTGACCGGGTTGCGCTCCATGTCCTCGGGACGGTCCATCTTGGTGGCGCCGCCCTTCACCCGGTCGGCGGCGACCCGGGTGTAGACCAGGACCTCCGCGGCGGTCATGCCCTCCACGTACGACTTGTCGCCCGACACCAGCGGCAGCCACTCGCCGGAGCCGTCGAACGCGCCGTCCGAAGGCAGCTTGCCGGTGCCGTCGATCTCGGCGGCCGGGCTGTCGCCGGTGAACTTGGCCACGTACAGGGTGCCCTCGTCCAGCAGCGTCCGGTTGTGCCGGTCGAAGCCCGGGATGTAGCGGTTCTTGGAGACGAACTTGTAGATGTACTCGAAGCGCGAGTCGTCGCCCATGTAGACGACCAGGTGGTTGTCGCGCGACAGGGTGGTGTTGGCGGCCTCGTGCTTGAGCCGGCCGAGCGCGGTGCGCTTGATCGGCGTGGAGTCCGGGTCGAACGGGTCGATCTCCACGATCCACCCGAACCGGTTGGCCTCGTTCGGGTGCTTGGCCAGGTCGAAGCGCTCCTCGACGCGGTCGAAGCGGCGGTTGCCGGCCGGGGTGCCGGTGGTGATCGTGTAGCGGGCAATGTACGGCTTCTGCGCCTCGGGGACCTTGTCGCCGTTGACGAAGTACTGGTCGATGTTCTCCTCGGCGGTCAGGACCGTGCCCCACGGGGTGGTGCCGCCGGAGCAGTTGTTGAGCATGCCGACCGGGTTGCGGCCCTCGGGGTCGGCGGCGGTCTTGAGCAGGTCGCTGCCCGCCGCCGGGCCGGTGAACCGCATCGGGGTCTGGGCGGTGATGCGCCGGTTGTAGCGGCGGCGGCCCTTGGTGACCAGCTTCCACTGGCCGGTGTTGCCGGCCCGCTCGATCTCGACGACCGAGCCGCCGTGCGCGGCCAGCGCGATCTTGATCTGCTCCTCGGTGGCCGTGGCGCCGCCCGTGTAGCCGCGGAACATCAGGCTCTCGTCGGTGTACTCGTGGTTGACCCACAGCAGCGCGCGGTCGCGGCCCAGCGGAAGCAGCGTCACGTAGTCACAGTTGTAGCCGAACTGCTTGGCCTGGGCCTCGGCCGTCTGGTTGTCGAAGTCGAAGGCCGGGGCGTCGGGCAGCACCGGGTCGCCCCAGCGCGCCACCACGGAGGAGCTGTAGCCGTCGGGGATGCGCAGCGCGTCCTCGGTGCTGGGCGCGACGGGCGTGAAGTTCAGGCCACCGTTGCCGCCGCCGGTCCAGCCCTTGGCGGCGGCGGCCTCCGGCTCGTCGGCGAGCGCCGGCGCGGCCCCGGCGACGCCCACGCCGGCCACCAGCGCGCCGAGGGCGCCGGCCCGCAGCACGCCGCGGCGCGACAGCGCCTCCTTCACCACGTCGCCGAAGTAGGCGTTGTCCGTCGTGTTGGCCACGTCGTGCGCGCACGCGTTCCCACAGCGGAACTGGCAGGTCAACGCGGAACGGCCACCTTTGTGCGGAGTGGAAAGCAGCGGCAGCGGCCGCCGCCCGCCCCCGATGAGGTTTGCCACAGGTCCTCCATATATGCGCGGTTGTACCGCCGGGAGGTTACGGTCGGCGGCGAAACCGCAGGTGAACGAAGACCTCCGTCTCGATGAACGCTTCCCGCGAGACAATGGCGGGGTGCCACCACGCAAGATGGACCCGGAAAAGCTGAGAGCCGCCCTCGACGCCCAGCTCGTCGCCCTGGACGAGCCGCCGTACGACGGGCCGGCCGCCGCGCTGCCCGGCGCGCTGGTCGCGGCCGTGCTGGCCGCCTACGACCGCGGCCTCGCCCCCGAGCGCGACGCGGCCCGCCAGGCCGTGACCGCGCACCTGCTCGACCGCCTGGCCGCCGCCGCCCGGGGCGCACCGTGGAGGTGCGCGTGCCGCCGTACGCGGCCGTGCAGGCGATCCCCGGCCCGCGCCACACCCGCGGCACCCCGCCCAACGTCGTGGAGACCGACGGGCGCACCTGGATCGAGCTGGCCGTCGGGCGGCTCACCTGGGAGGAGGCGGTGGCCAAGGGAGCGGTCTCCGCCAGCGGCTCACGCGCCGATCTGGCAGAGCACCTGCCGCTGCGCGACTAGCCGCGGCGGCCGCCGCTCATCCAGGGGAAGCGCTCCTCGAAGCAGCGGTCGGCGGCCGGGCCCGACAGGTGGGCGCAGTCCTGCACCACGTTCCAGAACCAGATCGCCACGATCGCGAACAGGATCAGCGACAGGACGCTGATCACGATGCCGGCCAGGGCGCGGCCCTTGCCCGCCTTCCTGGCGAGCGCGACGCAGCCGAAGACGATCGACAGGATCGCGGTGATCAGGCCGGTGAAGCAGACGAACACGAGGAACGGGCTGGCCACGCCCAGCACCAGCGACGCCGTGGCCAGGCCGTTGCCGGTCCTGTCCTGGGGCGGGCGGTCGCCGTACTGGTAGGGCGGGGCCCCCGGGTAGCCGTACGGGGGCGAGGGGTAGCCGGGCGGGCCGCCGTACGGGCTGGACGGGCTGGTGCCGGGCACCGCCTCCTGGTGCGGCGGGACGCCGCCCCCTTGCGGGCCGCCCTGGGGGCGGCCGGGAGTGCGGTCGGGCGTCGTGTACCCGCCGCCGTACGGGTGCTCGGGGCGCGGCTCCTCGTAGCGGGAGGGCGCGGGCGGCCGGGCCGGGGGCTGCTCGTCCTGCGGAGGAGCGCTCTCCCAGCCGGGGTAGGCGGGCGTCGCGCCCGGGATCGGGAACGCCTGGGTCGCCTCCGCGTCCTCGCCCGCCGCCGGGGCCGGGGTCTCGGGCGCGGCCGGCAGATCGGGATGCCCGGGCCGTTCACCCGGGCGCGGCTCGTGCGGCGGGTGGGGGCCCGGCTCGGGGCCCGGCTCGGGGCCCGGCTCGCGGGGCGGCTCGTGGGGCGGCTCGCGGGGCGGTTCA encodes:
- a CDS encoding SapB/AmfS family lanthipeptide; the protein is MTLLDLQALPPERDPKGGDQAAAQSHLSITGCAADSGLSLLLCD
- a CDS encoding DUF4190 domain-containing protein yields the protein MTTPGDPNEPRPGQDPREGEEPGVPATPREGEEPIAPAPPVVPPPHEPPREPPHEPPREPGPEPGPEPGPHPPHEPRPGERPGHPDLPAAPETPAPAAGEDAEATQAFPIPGATPAYPGWESAPPQDEQPPARPPAPSRYEEPRPEHPYGGGYTTPDRTPGRPQGGPQGGGVPPHQEAVPGTSPSSPYGGPPGYPSPPYGYPGAPPYQYGDRPPQDRTGNGLATASLVLGVASPFLVFVCFTGLITAILSIVFGCVALARKAGKGRALAGIVISVLSLILFAIVAIWFWNVVQDCAHLSGPAADRCFEERFPWMSGGRRG
- a CDS encoding PhoX family protein, producing MANLIGGGRRPLPLLSTPHKGGRSALTCQFRCGNACAHDVANTTDNAYFGDVVKEALSRRGVLRAGALGALVAGVGVAGAAPALADEPEAAAAKGWTGGGNGGLNFTPVAPSTEDALRIPDGYSSSVVARWGDPVLPDAPAFDFDNQTAEAQAKQFGYNCDYVTLLPLGRDRALLWVNHEYTDESLMFRGYTGGATATEEQIKIALAAHGGSVVEIERAGNTGQWKLVTKGRRRYNRRITAQTPMRFTGPAAGSDLLKTAADPEGRNPVGMLNNCSGGTTPWGTVLTAEENIDQYFVNGDKVPEAQKPYIARYTITTGTPAGNRRFDRVEERFDLAKHPNEANRFGWIVEIDPFDPDSTPIKRTALGRLKHEAANTTLSRDNHLVVYMGDDSRFEYIYKFVSKNRYIPGFDRHNRTLLDEGTLYVAKFTGDSPAAEIDGTGKLPSDGAFDGSGEWLPLVSGDKSYVEGMTAAEVLVYTRVAADRVKGGATKMDRPEDMERNPVTGGVYVALTNNTNRTAAQVDEANPRPSNKHGHVLELVEKGNDAGQRTFAWSLPLVCGDPADPATYFAGYDKSKVSPISCPDNVTFDRDGNLWISTDGNALGSNDGLFVMPVRGKERGHLRQFLTVPVGAETCGPLVSEDQRSVFVAVQHPGEIDGASPDQPASRWPDGDQPRPAVAVVWHAKNKKIGS
- the lanKC gene encoding class III lanthionine synthetase LanKC, translated to MNRDYHLFCQADPLFYDVPPAADDFPCAPLPPGWLRHDHHEWRSCLPPGPGLPAQGWKIHVSGRPDNAERLIAAVRAYCLPRGLAFKFLRGPRAVLARNAKYAPRAGSGKLLTLYPRDEAELERVCAELGGLLEGEPGPYILSDLRIAAGPLYVRYGAFVPRWCRSADGERVPAIEDPAGALVPDPRGPVFALPPWVDLPPFLAPHLAAREAVTVGALPYEIEAALHHSNGGGLYRARRRDDGEPVVLKEARPHAGFSADGSDAVTRLRHERNLLERLSGLPAVPALDGYVTLGDHEFLAMELVPGITLSTALARRHPLTAEVGRERDVAGFTRWALRTHGLVEQAVAELHRRGYVHGDLHLGNVLSRPDGSVTLIDYEAAFPVAERRRPAVAAPGFLAPPGRAGADLDRHALAVLRLALFLPMPMLLQLDRGKAAHLADLVAEHFPVPEEWLREAVAVIAPDRPPSRPRLAPDGPGRDAITRAILATATPGRADRLFPGDIAQFGPGGGLNLAHGAAGVLYALHASGAGRFPGHERWLLDRVLTGRDVRPGFYDGLHGIAYALACLGRLPEALDVLAAARRHDLTDCGHDLYGGLAGIGLNLLHFARLTARPDLREAAHLLAGRIGDDPPAQAGLMHGASGPALLFLALYEDRGDPAYLDRAATALRHDLGRCVTDDDGLLQVDEGWRLMPYLAGGSIGIGLVLRRYLRHRHDARFARALAGIRRVARSGFFVQPGLFSGRAGAVLALADDPEHGPEQARRLAWHALPHRGGLAFPGEQLLRLSADLATGAAGVLLALAAAQHRRPASLPFLDERR
- a CDS encoding ABC transporter ATP-binding protein produces the protein MSMEMTAWHQLYSMNNRPERRPLSRATLRRIGGFARPHRRKLALFVLLSVVLAGLAVASPLLAGRVVDAIFNAEPLSAVVTVALAIAAIAVAEAGLGLLNRWLSAGIGEDLILNLRTAVFDHVQRMPVAFFTRTRTGALVSRLNNDVIGAQRAFTDTLSGVVGNLVTLALTLTAMVGISWQITLLALLLLPVFVLPARRMGARIARLRREAADHNAAMGTQMTERFSAPGATLVKLFGRPARESAEFAARARRVRDIGVRSAMTQSAFVTALTLVSALALALVYGLGGFYALREQLQPGAVVSMAMLLTRLYAPLTALASARMDVMAAVVSFERVFEVLDLKPLIEERPGARRVPDGPVAVEFDDVRFAYPSADKVSLASLEEVAVLDSRGGEEVLHGISFRAEPGQMVALVGSSGAGKSTIAQLLPRLYDVDAGAVRLGGVDVRELSFDAIRDTLGLVTQDGHLFHDTIRANLLLARPEATEDDLWDALTRARLAALIASLPDGLDTVVGERGYRLSGGERQRLTIARLLLAQPRVVILDEATAALDATSEAAVQAALGEALAGRTAVVIAHRLSTIRAADLILVVEDGRIVERGTHAELLAAGGRYEELYRTQFDDPATVGVA